The proteins below come from a single Acidobacteriota bacterium genomic window:
- a CDS encoding VWA domain-containing protein, protein MAFRRLLVFWVLILCSVSLAWSQDDDPIRVDSSLVRLNVGVVDMKGRPITSLNKGNFELFEDGVRQEISRLEPSTAPFSVVILLDMSGSTLGFRQVIKQSAFRFVDALLPEDRVAVIEFYDKVNVRNDFTTDRGTIANSINVANGRGKTQLYKALDLALDKLEKEKSRRKAIIVLTDGVDTTVRDQDRSLLEPVADSQIATAIKPETNDILNRVLNRSDAQGVTIYPLALPTGDPGKLADPTPRQVAMFKAARDRLAIVAARTGGTLNTINRLEEMGRLYAQVAADLRTLYTVEYQSTNDKRDGKWRAIKIDVKNPELISRTRQGYFAK, encoded by the coding sequence ATGGCTTTTCGAAGACTATTGGTATTTTGGGTTTTGATCCTGTGCAGCGTATCGCTCGCATGGTCGCAGGATGACGATCCGATACGCGTGGATTCGTCGCTCGTGCGGCTCAATGTTGGTGTGGTCGACATGAAGGGCCGTCCGATCACGAGTCTGAACAAAGGCAATTTTGAGCTTTTTGAGGACGGCGTTCGGCAGGAAATATCAAGATTAGAGCCAAGCACGGCTCCTTTTAGCGTTGTCATCCTCCTCGACATGAGCGGCTCGACGCTTGGATTTCGGCAGGTCATTAAGCAGTCAGCTTTTCGATTTGTGGACGCATTATTGCCGGAAGATCGTGTTGCCGTGATCGAATTTTACGACAAGGTCAATGTCCGCAACGACTTCACGACCGATCGCGGAACAATAGCAAATTCTATCAACGTAGCCAATGGCCGCGGCAAAACTCAACTCTACAAGGCTCTTGACCTTGCTCTGGATAAACTCGAAAAAGAGAAGAGCAGGCGTAAAGCGATAATCGTTTTAACCGACGGAGTCGACACGACGGTACGGGACCAGGATCGTTCACTATTGGAACCGGTCGCCGACTCTCAAATAGCAACCGCCATCAAGCCTGAGACCAACGATATCTTAAATCGAGTGCTGAACCGCTCTGATGCACAGGGGGTTACGATCTACCCGCTAGCTTTGCCAACGGGGGATCCCGGCAAACTCGCTGATCCGACCCCGCGCCAGGTCGCGATGTTCAAGGCGGCGAGAGATCGTCTCGCGATCGTCGCTGCCCGCACGGGCGGCACTCTCAATACAATTAATCGCCTCGAAGAAATGGGTCGTCTTTACGCTCAGGTAGCAGCCGACCTTCGCACTCTCTACACCGTCGAATACCAGTCGACCAACGACAAACGCGACGGCAAGTGGAGAGCGATCAAGATCGACGTTAAAAACCCGGAGTTGATCTCGCGAACCCGCCAGGGATATTTTGCAAAGTAA
- a CDS encoding serine/threonine protein kinase, protein MKALNPNSMIQGRYLVVQPIGKGGMGEVYLAVDQRLGSAVALKRTFFSEDSTLGSAFEREARILARLRHPVLPKVIDHFAENGDQFLVMEHISGDDIAKRMESANKPFPLSWVMFWADQMLDALAYLHSHEPPIVHRDIKPQNLKLTDDNHIVLLDFGLSKDFDSKASGLNSASVAGYSPHFASMEQIRGTGTDARSDLYSLAATLYQMLTNVIPPDALTRADSMLGGKGDPIKPLNELNSEITPAISEVILKAVAIRQDERFGSAVEMQKALRRAFNKDKADLDAKPVMVVSGATPPAAEKAAVKPDPEQHTTIRDTPEPEMETQIRLDTPTPLDATMQLQFGPEPAEVKQSELKTAVFSAGELSEDQGPSAQEAATKVKTQPVVEPPASAPAAVAASAAAGSGAGQVSRHEVKLPPAKQPQSPAAQKSKAGLIVGVLVALLLLGGGGGGAAWFLMKRSNAGVTVTPAPTPAPTPISTPVVAADTNPANNSNSAAFDTSNSNASNGNSTVSTTSTPVGTKPTPSLSTKETPVKTTQAPAAKATPKAKAKDDRTTILQ, encoded by the coding sequence ATGAAAGCACTCAACCCGAACTCAATGATCCAAGGCCGTTATCTGGTCGTGCAGCCGATCGGAAAAGGTGGAATGGGCGAAGTTTACCTGGCTGTTGACCAGCGACTTGGAAGCGCAGTTGCACTGAAACGCACCTTTTTTAGCGAAGACAGCACGCTTGGATCTGCCTTTGAGAGAGAGGCAAGGATACTGGCACGGCTGCGTCATCCAGTACTTCCAAAGGTCATTGATCATTTTGCGGAGAACGGCGATCAGTTTTTGGTGATGGAGCATATCTCTGGCGACGACATTGCCAAACGGATGGAATCGGCGAATAAACCGTTTCCATTGAGTTGGGTGATGTTCTGGGCCGATCAGATGCTCGATGCTCTGGCATACCTCCATTCGCACGAACCGCCGATCGTACATCGCGACATCAAGCCGCAAAATCTTAAGCTAACGGACGACAATCACATTGTCCTGTTGGATTTTGGGCTATCAAAGGATTTTGACAGCAAGGCAAGCGGATTGAATTCGGCAAGTGTCGCGGGTTATTCACCACATTTTGCGTCCATGGAGCAGATCCGGGGCACTGGTACTGATGCTCGAAGTGACCTTTATTCTTTGGCTGCGACGCTTTATCAGATGCTGACCAACGTCATTCCACCGGATGCATTGACACGGGCAGATTCTATGCTCGGCGGTAAAGGGGACCCGATCAAGCCGTTGAACGAGCTGAATTCTGAGATCACGCCCGCGATCTCGGAAGTTATTCTGAAGGCGGTTGCTATTCGCCAGGATGAGAGGTTTGGCTCGGCTGTTGAGATGCAAAAAGCCTTGCGAAGGGCATTTAATAAGGATAAGGCTGATCTTGATGCAAAACCGGTAATGGTGGTATCTGGAGCGACGCCGCCTGCGGCTGAAAAAGCAGCGGTGAAACCCGATCCGGAACAGCATACGACGATTCGCGACACGCCCGAGCCCGAGATGGAGACCCAGATCCGTCTCGATACCCCGACTCCGCTCGACGCGACGATGCAGTTGCAATTTGGGCCGGAGCCTGCCGAGGTTAAGCAGTCTGAGCTTAAGACAGCCGTATTTTCGGCCGGGGAACTGAGCGAAGACCAAGGACCTTCGGCACAGGAAGCCGCAACAAAAGTGAAGACACAACCAGTCGTAGAGCCGCCGGCATCGGCGCCGGCCGCTGTCGCTGCTTCGGCTGCTGCTGGTAGTGGAGCAGGACAGGTTTCTCGCCATGAAGTGAAATTGCCGCCGGCAAAGCAGCCGCAATCGCCGGCAGCACAGAAATCGAAGGCGGGCTTGATCGTCGGAGTTCTGGTTGCTTTGCTATTGCTAGGCGGCGGCGGAGGCGGGGCTGCATGGTTTTTGATGAAGCGTTCAAATGCCGGCGTTACGGTTACTCCTGCTCCGACACCGGCCCCGACGCCTATTTCTACGCCGGTTGTTGCGGCGGATACGAATCCGGCGAATAATTCGAATTCGGCAGCTTTTGATACCTCAAATTCAAACGCGAGCAATGGCAATTCGACGGTTTCAACCACTTCGACGCCAGTAGGCACAAAGCCTACTCCATCGCTTTCGACTAAGGAAACGCCGGTAAAAACGACTCAGGCCCCCGCAGCTAAGGCAACGCCAAAGGCGAAGGCGAAAGACGACCGGACTACGATATTGCAGTAA
- a CDS encoding tetratricopeptide repeat protein encodes MKREKYFNAILRCFVLLLFVAVPLSAQSKKDKDQAKKFQDEADKAIAAKNYREAADLYGKSITLVPNNNYAHYRKGFAHFSLKENDQAVSEFTLALNQGFKAIDIYRIRYYIYFEQGNYDAALSDIQKGLQIVPNDQAFLTAVGEINYARKSYPQALEAFQKASKAAPNNGDLYYNIARVSLALNDSASQAEAAESALAKGTRFPGEVFYLLGDARQKLKDSAKAIDAYQKALGVKPNMYQVYQNLSDLFKAESKFNESIDILKKGLLQFPLDGNFYTELGLVYSLAGRSADAVQAAKSAVQILPNQAAGYTILCRAHNETKEFAQAVMACNSSLKIRPEDGETYFYLGNALVGTDKSVEATRAYSNAVRGLSELTKKYPEQSDNWYLLGNSYFADKQFDKAIEAYLKCLEISPKFLKARANLGIAYTRKKNKAAATEQYNLLMAADASLAARVKAEIDRM; translated from the coding sequence ATGAAAAGGGAGAAATATTTCAACGCGATCCTTCGATGCTTTGTTCTTTTGCTATTTGTGGCAGTACCGCTTTCTGCTCAATCAAAAAAAGATAAGGACCAGGCCAAGAAATTTCAGGACGAAGCTGACAAGGCAATTGCCGCGAAAAATTATCGAGAGGCAGCTGATCTATATGGAAAATCCATAACTCTTGTCCCGAATAATAATTACGCCCATTACCGCAAAGGTTTTGCTCATTTCAGCCTGAAGGAAAATGATCAGGCGGTCAGCGAGTTCACTCTTGCCCTAAACCAGGGTTTCAAGGCCATCGATATCTATCGGATCAGATATTACATCTATTTTGAGCAGGGGAATTACGATGCGGCACTTTCTGACATTCAGAAAGGCCTGCAGATAGTCCCAAACGACCAGGCTTTTCTCACCGCCGTTGGCGAAATCAATTACGCGCGAAAGTCTTATCCTCAAGCATTGGAGGCATTTCAGAAAGCCTCTAAGGCAGCTCCGAACAACGGCGATCTCTATTACAATATCGCTCGGGTGAGCCTGGCCCTGAATGACTCGGCGTCGCAGGCCGAGGCGGCTGAATCTGCTTTGGCAAAAGGAACTCGATTTCCAGGTGAGGTGTTCTATCTGCTGGGCGACGCCCGTCAGAAGTTAAAGGACTCGGCAAAGGCCATCGATGCATACCAAAAAGCTCTGGGTGTTAAGCCGAATATGTATCAGGTCTATCAAAATCTGTCGGACCTTTTTAAAGCCGAGAGCAAGTTCAATGAATCGATCGACATATTGAAAAAAGGGCTTCTGCAGTTCCCGCTGGATGGCAATTTCTACACTGAATTAGGCCTCGTTTATAGCCTTGCCGGACGGTCAGCGGATGCCGTACAGGCAGCAAAATCGGCTGTGCAGATCCTGCCAAATCAGGCGGCGGGATACACGATCCTCTGCCGGGCCCATAATGAGACGAAAGAGTTTGCCCAAGCGGTCATGGCCTGCAACAGCTCGCTGAAGATAAGGCCGGAAGATGGAGAGACGTATTTTTATTTAGGTAATGCTCTCGTTGGTACCGACAAATCAGTTGAAGCAACACGTGCATATTCAAATGCCGTTCGCGGCCTATCGGAATTGACGAAGAAGTACCCTGAACAGTCAGATAACTGGTATCTTCTTGGAAATTCTTATTTCGCGGACAAGCAGTTCGATAAAGCGATCGAGGCATATCTGAAATGTTTGGAGATAAGCCCAAAATTCCTTAAGGCGCGAGCAAATCTAGGGATCGCTTACACCAGAAAGAAAAACAAAGCAGCTGCGACAGAGCAGTATAATTTGCTTATGGCAGCGGATGCGAGTTTGGCTGCCAGAGTAAAAGCCGAGATCGACCGTATGTAG
- a CDS encoding zf-HC2 domain-containing protein, with protein MKCSDIQINLSRYTDGSLNEGEAAFVKGHLDICPLCRLRNAEYLEIRSDLARIRRAEITASFKANLRVAVRSELNNARENTLPLSSDLREWLQMRVMPYSVGVFASLLIGVTFLTMMFSGMLQPKPIQVANGGREGSILLASNSNPYNEDAASFISPVDFAHSRMGFASESPSINPQGGLVALTRSLIRGGMKDEEVVVVADVFGSGLARISEVVESPRDSRSLGDLEKALGSDASSTPFVPAVMENRPENIRIVLKFQSVDVRTGSKPSRRRS; from the coding sequence ATGAAATGCTCAGATATACAAATTAATTTATCTCGATACACGGACGGATCTCTAAACGAAGGCGAAGCGGCCTTTGTAAAGGGCCACCTTGATATCTGTCCTCTGTGCCGTCTTAGGAATGCAGAATACCTGGAGATACGGTCCGATCTCGCCCGCATTCGCCGGGCAGAGATCACAGCTAGCTTTAAAGCGAACCTCCGGGTTGCTGTTCGCTCAGAGTTGAACAATGCAAGAGAAAATACGCTGCCCCTATCTTCGGATCTGCGTGAATGGCTGCAGATGCGTGTCATGCCCTACAGCGTTGGCGTTTTTGCGTCCCTTCTGATCGGCGTGACATTTCTGACAATGATGTTTTCGGGAATGCTGCAGCCGAAACCGATCCAGGTCGCGAACGGCGGACGCGAGGGATCTATCCTACTTGCAAGCAACTCGAACCCATACAACGAAGATGCTGCTTCATTTATTTCGCCGGTCGATTTTGCTCATTCTCGTATGGGATTTGCCAGCGAATCACCAAGTATAAATCCGCAAGGCGGCCTCGTTGCTTTGACGAGATCACTGATCCGAGGCGGTATGAAGGATGAAGAGGTAGTGGTCGTTGCGGACGTTTTTGGGAGCGGTCTTGCAAGGATAAGTGAAGTGGTAGAATCTCCACGTGACAGCCGATCGCTGGGCGACCTCGAAAAAGCCCTTGGATCTGATGCGTCATCGACCCCATTCGTTCCCGCGGTAATGGAAAACCGGCCTGAGAACATACGCATTGTACTTAAATTCCAAAGCGTTGACGTCAGAACCGGTTCTAAGCCATCAAGGCGAAGATCTTAA